One Deltaproteobacteria bacterium genomic window carries:
- a CDS encoding nucleoside phosphorylase, protein MSNAQPITGLTADRVAPHVFVCGDPARVEKISASWRGVRETCRVREYRVVTGELDGVPLCAASTGIGAPSTAVIVEELIKLGAHTFIRVGNSGGLAPDLALGDLVITTGAVRDDGTSKAYVIPEFPAVADHATVGALLAAAKKRGARHRAGVTWSLDAFYIRNATLAAGGGMSSMSVGGYWAHEHRQRIEDMRAAGVVNMEMESGVLLTLATLFGVRAGCICVVSDRTPWPGPAEIDLNRNMAQCIEVATEAMLAVARR, encoded by the coding sequence GTGTCGAACGCCCAGCCCATCACCGGCCTCACGGCCGATCGCGTCGCGCCGCACGTGTTCGTGTGCGGCGACCCGGCGCGCGTCGAGAAGATCAGCGCGAGCTGGCGCGGCGTGCGCGAGACGTGCCGCGTCCGCGAGTACCGAGTTGTTACGGGGGAGCTCGATGGCGTGCCGCTGTGCGCGGCATCGACGGGCATCGGCGCGCCGAGCACGGCGGTGATCGTGGAGGAGCTGATCAAGCTCGGCGCTCACACGTTCATCCGCGTCGGCAACAGCGGCGGCCTCGCGCCCGATCTCGCGCTCGGCGATCTCGTGATCACGACGGGCGCCGTGCGCGACGACGGCACGAGCAAGGCGTACGTGATTCCCGAGTTCCCCGCGGTCGCCGACCACGCGACCGTGGGCGCGCTGCTGGCTGCGGCGAAGAAGCGCGGCGCACGGCATCGGGCTGGCGTCACCTGGTCGCTCGACGCGTTCTACATCCGCAACGCCACGCTCGCGGCGGGCGGCGGCATGAGCTCGATGAGCGTCGGCGGCTACTGGGCGCACGAGCACCGCCAGCGCATCGAGGACATGCGCGCGGCGGGCGTCGTGAACATGGAGATGGAGAGCGGCGTGCTGCTCACGCTCGCGACGCTGTTCGGCGTGCGCGCGGGCTGCATCTGCGTCGTGAGCGATCGCACGCCGTGGCCGGGGCCCGCGGAGATCGACCTCAACCGCAACATGGCGCAGTGCATCGAGGTGGCGACGGAGGCGATGTTGGCGGTGGCGCGGCGGTAG
- a CDS encoding response regulator transcription factor: MARILVVEDEAHLAEGLAFNLEAEGHEVEVIGDGAEAAARLTREPAPDAVILDVMLPHMSGFEIARRTRASGNFVPILILTAKDESGDIVRGIEEGADDYLTKPFRLGELLVRLRALLRRRKWDNAADEPQGLREVAFGNVVARLDRLELATPSGTIQLTPREAALLRELIVHEGEPVTRGELLESVWGLRPDTRTRVVDSFIVRLRRYVEADPANPKHIESVRGHGYRFVR, from the coding sequence GTGGCGCGCATCCTCGTGGTGGAGGACGAGGCGCACCTCGCCGAGGGCCTCGCGTTCAACCTCGAAGCCGAGGGCCACGAGGTCGAGGTGATCGGCGACGGCGCGGAGGCCGCTGCGCGCCTGACGCGAGAGCCCGCGCCCGACGCGGTCATCCTCGACGTGATGCTGCCGCACATGAGCGGCTTCGAGATCGCGCGGCGCACGCGCGCGTCGGGCAACTTCGTGCCGATCCTCATCCTCACCGCGAAGGACGAGAGCGGCGACATCGTGCGCGGCATCGAGGAAGGCGCGGACGATTACCTCACGAAGCCGTTCCGCTTGGGCGAGCTGCTCGTGCGCCTGCGCGCGCTGCTGCGACGCCGCAAGTGGGACAACGCTGCGGACGAGCCGCAGGGCCTGCGCGAAGTCGCGTTCGGCAACGTCGTCGCGCGCCTCGATCGCCTCGAGCTCGCGACGCCGAGCGGCACGATCCAGCTCACGCCGCGCGAGGCAGCGCTGCTGCGCGAGCTGATCGTGCACGAGGGCGAGCCGGTCACGCGCGGCGAGCTGCTCGAGTCGGTGTGGGGCCTCAGGCCCGATACGCGCACGCGCGTCGTCGACAGCTTCATCGTGCGCCTGCGCCGCTACGTCGAGGCCGACCCCGCGAACCCGAAGCACATCGAGAGCGTGCGCGGACACGGGTATCGCTTCGTGCGCTGA
- a CDS encoding sigma 54-interacting transcriptional regulator produces the protein MMLPPDAKPSEAEQSVSRFPLRNKLLAFAFALVVIPGTLLGALATRNASAALEAQVGRALAREAAHTADQLAARLRSERQTLASFARQDLMRDLRVGDVDKRVSLALATLRAGAGAARSYYALDAHGRVVAASEPRALGEAPPWLRELGVDAALGERTLGPLRAPEGVQLVMIAPLPDPDDPARVLGVLAGAFAWDALVTATRVVQRDLAQQGIAVHVLVCDARGEVLGGVRMQDRAGPARAELAAAAELTGAPGWLAQSETISGRAALASDLPPWRIVVMQSREDALAPVTSLQRRMALTLGALLLAALALAWLASRRVAQPLAELTRAIRGLARGGAHSVLVRGDDELGVLADSFNRMSADLTRAQSELVEAEKFSFVGELAAGVAHEIRTSLGVLKSSVQLLDRSLPADAREESHELAQMIRDEVGRLGGVVDDLLTLKPDRTLRLEPGPLAPILARAVEFARAPASAKGVRLAFEAPAHEAHVARAGAAASGRGEPARERGASARRRRRDRSLDPARARGLRRLRSARRRSRHSRRDSRTHLPAIRHGPRRRRRTRPHLREARRARAPRAHRARFGAGRDARTRRDPARGGHAVKRVIIVDDDRRTRRVLQILVERLGLASAAFEEAESALAALAEESAALVLTDLRMPGLDGLGFMRRLRTLDTQVPVIVLTAYGNVEAAVEAMKLGAVDFLAKPFDVDALELFIQRSLEHSRTRVEHRFLREQAARAPGFEELLGAAPAMQRVFEHIDKFAPAKSAVLITGETGTGKELVARAIHRRSPRADKLFVPLNCAAIPGELLESELFGHVRGAFTGATADREGKFAAADGGTLFLDEIGDMDLRLQAKLLRALQEGVVEPVGSNRRVRVDVRVVSSTNRDLEAAIKSGAFREDLYYRLNVLRIELPPLRERASDVPALAASFLAEFGRELGKGALALEPAAADALRAHRWPGNVRELRNLMERAAVLAERGALGEALVRELLPRPSGAASEAEPTTLELDAVVSETERRAILRALAAAHDNKLEAARLLGIGERTLWTKLKKYGL, from the coding sequence ATGATGCTTCCGCCTGATGCGAAGCCGAGCGAAGCGGAGCAATCCGTATCGCGCTTCCCGCTCCGTAACAAGCTGCTCGCGTTCGCGTTCGCCCTGGTGGTGATTCCCGGCACTCTGCTCGGCGCGCTGGCGACACGCAACGCCAGCGCCGCGCTCGAGGCGCAAGTGGGCCGCGCCCTCGCGCGCGAGGCGGCGCACACGGCCGATCAGCTAGCGGCGCGCCTGCGCAGCGAGCGACAGACGCTCGCGAGCTTCGCGCGGCAGGACTTGATGCGAGACCTGCGCGTCGGCGACGTCGACAAACGCGTCTCGCTCGCGCTCGCGACCTTGCGCGCGGGCGCGGGCGCAGCGCGCAGCTACTACGCCCTCGACGCGCACGGCCGCGTCGTCGCGGCGAGCGAGCCGCGCGCGCTCGGCGAGGCGCCGCCGTGGCTGCGCGAGCTCGGCGTCGACGCCGCGCTCGGCGAGCGCACGCTCGGGCCGCTGCGCGCACCCGAGGGTGTGCAGCTCGTGATGATTGCGCCGCTGCCCGATCCCGACGACCCGGCGCGGGTGCTGGGCGTGCTCGCGGGCGCGTTCGCGTGGGACGCGCTGGTAACTGCGACGCGCGTGGTGCAGCGCGATCTCGCGCAGCAGGGCATCGCAGTGCACGTGCTCGTGTGCGACGCGCGCGGAGAAGTCCTCGGCGGCGTGCGCATGCAGGACCGCGCGGGGCCGGCGCGCGCCGAGCTTGCTGCCGCAGCGGAGCTCACGGGGGCGCCGGGCTGGCTCGCGCAGAGCGAGACGATCTCGGGTCGCGCCGCGCTCGCGAGCGATCTCCCGCCGTGGCGAATCGTGGTGATGCAGTCGCGCGAAGACGCGCTCGCGCCCGTAACGAGTCTGCAGCGGCGCATGGCGCTGACGCTCGGCGCCTTGCTGCTCGCCGCGCTCGCGCTCGCCTGGCTCGCATCGCGCCGCGTCGCCCAGCCGCTCGCGGAGCTGACGCGCGCGATCCGCGGCCTCGCGCGCGGAGGCGCGCACAGCGTGCTCGTGCGCGGCGACGACGAGCTGGGCGTGCTCGCGGACTCCTTCAACCGCATGTCCGCCGATCTCACGCGCGCGCAGAGCGAGCTCGTCGAGGCCGAGAAGTTCTCGTTCGTGGGCGAGCTCGCCGCGGGTGTCGCCCACGAGATCCGCACTTCGCTCGGTGTGCTCAAGAGCTCGGTGCAGCTGCTGGACCGCTCGCTGCCTGCGGACGCGCGCGAAGAATCCCACGAGCTCGCGCAGATGATTCGCGACGAGGTGGGCCGGCTCGGCGGCGTGGTGGACGATCTGCTCACGCTGAAGCCCGACCGCACGCTGCGGCTCGAGCCGGGCCCGCTCGCGCCGATTCTCGCGCGCGCGGTGGAGTTCGCGCGCGCGCCCGCGAGCGCGAAGGGTGTGAGGCTCGCGTTCGAGGCGCCCGCTCACGAAGCACACGTCGCGCGCGCCGGAGCTGCTGCATCAGGCCGCGGTGAACCTGCTCGTGAACGCGGTGCAAGCGCTCGGCGAAGGCGGCGCGATCGAAGTCTCGATCCTGCCCGCGCGCGAGGGTTACGGAGGCTTCGAAGTGCGCGACGACGGTCCCGGCATTCCCGACGCGATTCGCGAACGCATCTTCCAGCCATTCGTCACGGGCCGCGCCGGCGGCGTCGGACTCGGCCTCACCTTCGTGAAGCGCGTCGTGCACGAGCACCGCGGGCGCATCGCGCTCGATTCGGCGCCGGGCGCGACGCGCGTACGCGTCGAGATCCCGCTCGCGGAGGCCACGCCGTGAAGCGCGTGATCATCGTCGACGACGACCGCCGCACGCGGCGCGTGCTGCAGATTCTCGTCGAGCGCCTCGGCCTCGCCTCGGCCGCGTTCGAGGAGGCGGAGAGCGCGCTCGCTGCGCTCGCGGAAGAGTCGGCGGCGCTGGTGCTCACCGACCTGCGCATGCCTGGCCTCGACGGCCTCGGCTTCATGCGCCGGCTGCGCACGCTCGACACGCAGGTGCCCGTCATCGTGCTCACCGCCTACGGCAACGTCGAAGCTGCCGTCGAGGCGATGAAGCTCGGCGCCGTCGATTTTCTGGCGAAGCCGTTCGACGTCGACGCGCTCGAGCTCTTTATCCAGCGCTCGCTCGAGCACTCGCGCACGCGCGTCGAGCACCGCTTCCTGCGCGAGCAGGCCGCGCGCGCGCCCGGCTTCGAAGAGCTGCTCGGCGCGGCGCCCGCGATGCAGCGCGTGTTCGAGCACATCGACAAGTTCGCGCCCGCGAAGAGCGCGGTGCTGATCACCGGCGAAACTGGCACCGGCAAAGAGCTCGTGGCGCGCGCGATTCATCGCCGCAGCCCGCGCGCGGACAAGCTGTTCGTGCCGCTCAACTGCGCCGCGATTCCGGGCGAGCTGCTCGAGAGCGAGCTGTTCGGCCACGTGCGCGGCGCGTTCACGGGAGCCACGGCGGATCGCGAGGGCAAGTTCGCCGCGGCCGACGGCGGCACGCTCTTCCTGGACGAGATCGGCGACATGGACCTGCGCCTGCAGGCGAAGTTGTTGCGCGCGCTGCAGGAGGGCGTGGTCGAGCCGGTCGGCAGCAACCGCCGCGTGCGCGTCGACGTGAGAGTCGTCTCCAGCACCAACCGCGACCTCGAAGCCGCGATCAAGTCGGGCGCCTTCCGCGAGGACCTCTACTACCGCCTCAACGTGCTGCGCATCGAGCTGCCGCCACTGCGCGAGCGCGCGAGCGACGTGCCCGCGCTCGCCGCGAGCTTCCTCGCCGAGTTCGGGCGCGAGCTCGGCAAGGGCGCTCTCGCGCTCGAGCCCGCCGCAGCCGACGCGCTGCGCGCGCACCGCTGGCCCGGCAACGTGCGCGAGCTGCGCAACCTGATGGAGCGCGCGGCCGTTCTCGCGGAACGCGGCGCGCTCGGCGAGGCGCTCGTGCGCGAGCTGCTCCCGCGCCCGTCTGGCGCCGCGAGCGAGGCCGAGCCCACGACGCTCGAGCTCGACGCCGTGGTCTCCGAAACCGAGCGCCGCGCGATCCTGCGCGCGCTCGCCGCTGCGCACGACAACAAGCTCGAGGCGGCGCGCTTGTTGGGGATCGGCGAGCGCACGCTCTGGACGAAGCTGAAGAAGTACGGGCTGTGA
- a CDS encoding HAMP domain-containing histidine kinase — translation MRRRSITYPLALGITLMVLALALGIAWQVVVVRGWRPAAAGLTGAHWAAIVLGSLVALTIFVGLLLLCIWLVREIRSGQRQQAFIDAVTHELKTPIASLQLYLDTLQRRELAPEKQRAFLARMQEDVARLERTVMHVLAAARSEEKVRVRPADPVDLTAILREAAGDVQRAHGLPEDAIAIARKRPLTALGDAAELGVVFRNLLENAVKYSQPPLEIRVALEETPDGRVRAEIADRGIGIEPRELRKIFGRFYQVGRDAAGLGLGLFIVNSLVRRNGGRVEARSEGVGRGSRFTVTLRAAPGVASETQAAPAASPAGSH, via the coding sequence ATGCGCCGCCGCTCCATCACCTACCCCCTCGCGCTCGGCATCACGCTGATGGTGCTCGCGCTCGCGCTCGGCATCGCGTGGCAGGTGGTGGTGGTGCGCGGCTGGCGGCCCGCGGCGGCCGGGCTCACGGGCGCGCACTGGGCGGCGATCGTGCTCGGCTCCCTCGTGGCCCTGACGATCTTCGTGGGCCTGCTGCTGCTCTGCATCTGGCTCGTGCGCGAGATTCGCTCCGGGCAGCGCCAGCAGGCGTTCATCGATGCCGTCACGCACGAGCTGAAGACGCCGATCGCCTCGCTCCAGCTCTATCTCGACACGCTGCAGCGCCGCGAGCTCGCGCCCGAGAAGCAGCGCGCCTTCCTCGCGCGCATGCAGGAAGACGTGGCGCGGCTCGAGCGCACCGTCATGCACGTGCTCGCGGCGGCGCGCAGCGAAGAGAAAGTGCGCGTGCGGCCCGCGGATCCGGTCGACCTCACCGCGATTTTGCGCGAAGCCGCGGGCGACGTGCAGCGCGCGCACGGGCTGCCCGAGGACGCGATCGCGATCGCGCGCAAGCGCCCGCTGACCGCTCTCGGTGACGCAGCCGAGCTCGGCGTCGTGTTCCGCAACCTGCTCGAGAACGCGGTGAAGTACTCGCAGCCGCCCCTCGAGATTCGCGTCGCGCTCGAGGAGACGCCGGACGGCCGCGTGCGCGCGGAGATCGCGGACCGCGGCATCGGCATCGAGCCGCGCGAGCTGCGCAAGATCTTCGGGCGCTTCTACCAGGTCGGGCGCGACGCCGCGGGCCTCGGCCTCGGGCTCTTCATCGTGAACAGCCTCGTGCGCCGCAACGGCGGCCGCGTCGAGGCGCGCAGCGAAGGCGTGGGGCGCGGCAGCCGCTTCACCGTCACGCTGCGCGCGGCGCCGGGCGTCGCGAGCGAAACGCAGGCCGCCCCGGCCGCATCGCCTGCCGGGAGTCATTAG
- a CDS encoding GNAT family N-acetyltransferase produces MEIRTARLLLRSWRLGDEEALVRNINHRAVWRNVGDSIPFPYTRAAADAFLAMALKDERSWHLAIEASGDVVGSIGMYRFDGRQRYTGTIGYMLGPHAWGRGYASEALAALSDAAFAQTDVARLDAHVYAWNPASCRVLEKCGFVREGVLRKSSFKDGELVDEFVYARLRGA; encoded by the coding sequence ATGGAGATACGGACGGCGCGGTTGTTATTGCGGAGCTGGCGGCTCGGCGACGAAGAGGCGCTGGTGCGGAACATCAATCATCGCGCGGTGTGGCGGAACGTCGGCGACTCGATTCCGTTTCCGTACACGCGCGCGGCGGCGGACGCGTTTCTCGCGATGGCGCTGAAGGACGAGCGCTCCTGGCATCTCGCGATCGAGGCGAGCGGCGACGTGGTCGGCAGCATCGGGATGTATCGCTTCGACGGGCGGCAGCGGTACACGGGCACGATCGGGTACATGCTCGGGCCGCACGCCTGGGGGCGCGGCTACGCGAGCGAGGCGCTCGCGGCGCTGAGCGATGCCGCGTTCGCACAGACCGACGTCGCGCGGCTCGATGCGCACGTGTACGCGTGGAACCCGGCCTCCTGCCGCGTGCTCGAGAAGTGCGGCTTCGTGCGCGAGGGCGTGCTGCGCAAGTCCTCGTTCAAGGACGGCGAGCTCGTCGACGAATTCGTCTACGCGCGGCTGCGCGGCGCGTGA
- a CDS encoding DUF1329 domain-containing protein, with protein MPRYRAAGQGNARVIPYGQGARMGTIEAGHAGALAAAEDIARGFTAFALRANAWTWRVVAEREVLAPLNARSEGWPLAERNYGPSGLALADDTWDVRWAVVIEGRAHEANVPLPRVTHWVDAQTAQPLFVMRRDASGALREIGVLAHRYSGDVARYPAFPSGDAANVFDPVAEAFLVLPSGGWRRESWDVRSTPLEANELRALISTDSLSRGQ; from the coding sequence GTGCCGCGCTACCGCGCCGCGGGCCAGGGCAACGCGCGCGTGATCCCGTACGGGCAAGGCGCGCGCATGGGCACCATCGAGGCGGGCCACGCCGGCGCGCTCGCGGCGGCGGAGGACATTGCGCGCGGCTTCACGGCGTTCGCGCTGCGCGCCAACGCGTGGACGTGGCGCGTCGTCGCGGAGCGCGAGGTGCTCGCACCCCTGAACGCGCGCAGCGAAGGCTGGCCGCTCGCGGAGAGGAATTACGGTCCGAGCGGGCTCGCGCTCGCGGACGATACCTGGGACGTGCGCTGGGCCGTGGTGATCGAGGGCCGCGCGCACGAGGCGAACGTGCCGCTCCCGCGCGTGACTCATTGGGTCGATGCGCAGACTGCGCAGCCCCTGTTCGTGATGCGCCGCGACGCGAGCGGCGCGCTGCGCGAAATCGGCGTGCTCGCGCACCGCTACAGCGGCGACGTCGCGCGCTACCCCGCGTTCCCGAGCGGCGACGCCGCGAACGTGTTCGATCCCGTCGCCGAGGCGTTCCTCGTGCTCCCGAGCGGCGGCTGGCGGCGCGAAAGCTGGGACGTGCGCTCGACACCGCTCGAGGCGAACGAGCTTCGCGCGCTGATCTCGACCGACTCGCTCTCGCGCGGGCAGTGA
- a CDS encoding DUF1329 domain-containing protein yields MRPAAFASVLLVFGLRALATELPPEGRCPGARAAGASAEVDATHAPLRSGDVIEHAALLRVRDLLPPEIWRHRDAFFFDGMRLTIGACHRRYAASAAFEEATRANAGNARLDADANLPAHAAGLPFPPASIDAGAPDAGARWEWNLERRYRGAGPRGSFRLLDLADARALASRTTAQLFSGEFFFAQTARRADLANGRDRAGRNADWVAGGAFREPGDARDLAWRQYRARESATDSRRADDVSCICPICERCAARRARAAMECSCRATAPRARATRA; encoded by the coding sequence ATGCGTCCGGCCGCGTTCGCAAGCGTCCTGCTCGTGTTCGGTTTGCGCGCACTCGCGACCGAGCTCCCACCCGAGGGCCGCTGCCCGGGCGCTAGGGCGGCAGGCGCGAGCGCCGAGGTCGATGCGACGCACGCGCCGCTGCGCAGCGGCGACGTGATCGAGCACGCCGCGCTCCTGCGCGTTCGCGACCTGCTGCCGCCCGAGATCTGGCGCCACCGCGACGCGTTCTTCTTCGACGGGATGCGCCTCACGATCGGCGCGTGTCACCGGCGCTATGCGGCGTCGGCCGCGTTCGAGGAGGCAACGCGCGCGAACGCGGGGAACGCACGGCTCGACGCCGACGCGAACCTCCCGGCGCACGCCGCCGGCCTCCCCTTCCCGCCCGCCTCGATCGACGCCGGTGCGCCAGATGCCGGCGCGCGCTGGGAGTGGAACCTCGAGCGCCGCTATCGCGGGGCCGGTCCGCGCGGCTCGTTTCGCCTGCTCGATCTCGCCGATGCCCGCGCGCTCGCGAGCCGCACGACGGCGCAGCTCTTCTCGGGCGAGTTCTTCTTCGCGCAGACCGCGCGCCGCGCAGATCTCGCGAACGGTCGGGATCGCGCTGGGCGCAATGCCGACTGGGTCGCCGGCGGCGCGTTCCGCGAGCCGGGCGACGCGCGCGACCTCGCGTGGCGCCAGTACCGCGCGCGCGAATCCGCAACCGACTCGCGCCGCGCAGACGACGTGTCGTGTATCTGCCCGATCTGCGAAAGATGCGCCGCGCGGCGAGCGCGCGCGGCGATGGAATGTTCGTGCCGCGCTACCGCGCCGCGGGCCAGGGCAACGCGCGCGTGA
- a CDS encoding topoisomerase C-terminal repeat-containing protein has product MAKGLVITEKPSVARDITAALGGFTEHEGYWESDRFVVTFAVGHLFELLEPEEIDDKYKRWTLDVLPILPETFQLKKKKGQTDRIRVIEKLAKRDDVDRLINACDAGREGELIFREIARYLETRKPIERLWLQSMTQDAIRSGFAQLMPGKQLEGLAQAAECRAYSDWLIGMNATRALTKRLKSRKETRAWSAGRVQTPTLALLVDKEFEVLAHVPRPFWRVTATFAAADHTYTAQWFDPAFREGDDSEQKDDRIFDRARADAIVAAARAGTALAGETRKPSRESAPPLFDLTSLQREGNRRFGWSARRTLGAAQACYEAYKVLTYPRTDSRCLPNDYRATVDEVLGKLAAARGEGVADYAAGAQRLLRDGLLNTERVFDDAGVSDHFAIVPTGVLPRADMRGDARRLYDLVARRFLGAFHGPALWERVERTTVLASESFRTRARALMEPGWRAVLPAGDEEEGSGALPRLAPGRDEASDVSVRTQEVLSQEEETKPPARISEGRLLSLMENAGQDLDDENLAAVMHEKGIGTPATRAEIIENLIGKGYALRQGKSLRPTVKGIRLIDTLRRIDETRLASAALTGEIEQHLREVEHGRRTAKDFLDEMREYTSEIVDRTKGFQYEDLYAKEAELGPCPSCGRPVIEMAWFYRCKPVDPLPEGQADCTMRFWKDTSGRYIDRRSIAALLREGKTGVLDGFTARSGRTYRASLEVDHDEWRVQVQPAGWNEEAASETPEYEVNTEPLAKCPFGGEECQVIETPTHFACTSWVADAEAQAAFRAAKRAAREAGQPPPEKPEKPDHALFVFPRTVCKREITRDEALTYLREGKTELLTDFTSRHGRPFSAQLVLKDTGRHGFEFPPRGKQGPKPEGEGAEAGADAVTAEPAKPAKPKRGRAKGAAGAGAEATTDAAAAGDTLAAKPKARRGAKSFDPGTTRVVRAKKKSASPRKGAAAKRAKPWARKSGAKKVAPAAE; this is encoded by the coding sequence GTGGCCAAGGGACTCGTGATCACGGAGAAGCCGAGCGTCGCGCGCGACATCACGGCGGCGCTGGGCGGATTCACCGAGCACGAGGGCTACTGGGAGAGCGATCGCTTCGTCGTGACCTTCGCGGTCGGGCACTTGTTCGAGCTGCTCGAGCCGGAAGAGATCGACGACAAGTACAAGCGCTGGACGCTCGACGTGCTCCCGATCCTGCCCGAGACGTTCCAGCTCAAGAAGAAGAAGGGGCAGACGGACCGCATCCGCGTGATCGAGAAGCTCGCGAAGCGCGACGACGTGGACCGCCTCATCAACGCCTGCGACGCCGGCCGCGAGGGCGAGCTGATCTTCCGCGAGATCGCGCGCTACCTCGAGACGCGCAAGCCGATCGAGCGGCTCTGGCTGCAGTCGATGACGCAGGATGCGATTCGCAGCGGCTTCGCGCAGCTGATGCCCGGCAAGCAGCTCGAGGGCCTCGCACAGGCCGCCGAGTGCCGCGCGTACTCGGACTGGCTGATCGGCATGAACGCGACGCGCGCGCTCACCAAGCGCCTGAAGAGCCGCAAGGAGACGCGCGCGTGGTCGGCGGGCCGCGTGCAGACGCCGACCCTCGCGCTGCTCGTCGACAAGGAGTTCGAGGTGCTCGCGCACGTACCGCGCCCGTTCTGGCGCGTGACGGCGACCTTCGCGGCGGCGGATCACACCTACACCGCGCAGTGGTTCGACCCTGCGTTCCGCGAGGGCGACGACAGCGAGCAGAAAGACGACCGCATCTTCGATCGCGCGCGCGCCGACGCGATCGTGGCGGCCGCGCGCGCGGGTACGGCGCTCGCGGGCGAAACGCGCAAGCCCTCGCGCGAGAGCGCGCCGCCGCTGTTCGATCTCACGAGCCTGCAGCGCGAGGGCAACCGCCGCTTCGGCTGGAGCGCGCGCAGGACGCTCGGTGCCGCGCAGGCTTGTTACGAGGCGTACAAGGTCCTCACCTACCCGCGCACCGATTCGCGCTGCCTGCCGAACGACTACCGCGCGACGGTCGACGAGGTGCTCGGGAAGCTCGCCGCCGCGCGCGGTGAAGGCGTCGCCGACTACGCCGCCGGCGCGCAGCGCTTGCTGCGGGACGGCCTGCTCAACACCGAGCGCGTGTTCGACGACGCCGGCGTCTCGGACCACTTCGCGATCGTGCCCACCGGCGTGCTGCCGCGCGCCGACATGCGCGGCGACGCGCGCCGCCTCTACGACCTCGTCGCGCGCCGCTTCCTCGGCGCCTTCCACGGCCCGGCGCTGTGGGAGCGCGTGGAGCGCACGACGGTGCTCGCGAGCGAGAGCTTCCGCACGCGTGCGCGCGCGCTGATGGAGCCGGGCTGGCGCGCGGTGCTGCCGGCGGGCGACGAGGAAGAGGGCTCGGGCGCGCTGCCGCGCCTCGCGCCCGGCCGCGACGAAGCGAGCGACGTCTCGGTGCGCACGCAGGAAGTGCTGTCGCAGGAAGAAGAGACGAAGCCGCCCGCGCGCATCAGCGAGGGCCGCCTGCTCTCGCTGATGGAGAACGCGGGCCAGGATCTCGACGACGAGAACCTCGCCGCGGTGATGCACGAGAAGGGCATCGGCACGCCGGCGACGCGCGCCGAGATCATCGAGAACCTGATCGGCAAGGGCTACGCGCTGCGCCAGGGCAAGAGCCTGCGGCCCACCGTGAAGGGCATTCGCCTGATCGACACGCTGCGCCGCATCGACGAGACGCGCCTTGCGAGCGCCGCCCTCACGGGGGAGATCGAGCAGCACCTGCGCGAGGTGGAGCACGGGCGCCGCACCGCGAAGGACTTCCTCGACGAGATGCGCGAGTACACGAGCGAGATCGTCGACCGCACCAAGGGCTTCCAGTACGAAGACCTCTACGCGAAGGAAGCCGAGCTCGGGCCGTGCCCGTCGTGCGGGCGGCCCGTGATCGAGATGGCGTGGTTCTACCGCTGCAAGCCCGTCGATCCGCTGCCCGAGGGCCAGGCGGACTGCACGATGCGCTTCTGGAAGGACACGTCAGGTCGCTACATCGATCGCCGCTCCATCGCCGCGCTGCTGCGCGAGGGCAAGACGGGCGTGCTCGACGGCTTCACTGCGCGCAGCGGCCGCACCTACCGCGCGAGCCTCGAGGTCGATCACGACGAGTGGCGCGTGCAGGTGCAGCCCGCGGGCTGGAACGAAGAGGCCGCGAGCGAGACGCCCGAGTACGAAGTGAACACCGAGCCGCTCGCAAAGTGCCCGTTCGGCGGCGAAGAGTGTCAGGTGATCGAGACGCCCACGCACTTCGCGTGCACGAGCTGGGTGGCCGACGCCGAGGCGCAGGCCGCCTTCCGCGCCGCCAAGCGCGCCGCGCGCGAGGCGGGCCAGCCGCCGCCGGAGAAGCCCGAGAAGCCCGACCACGCGCTGTTCGTGTTTCCGCGCACGGTGTGCAAGCGCGAGATCACGCGCGACGAAGCGCTGACGTACTTGCGCGAGGGCAAGACCGAGCTGCTCACCGACTTCACCTCGCGCCACGGCCGCCCGTTCAGCGCGCAGCTCGTGCTGAAGGACACGGGCCGCCACGGCTTCGAGTTCCCGCCGCGCGGGAAGCAAGGGCCGAAGCCGGAAGGCGAGGGCGCGGAAGCCGGAGCGGACGCCGTAACAGCTGAGCCCGCCAAGCCGGCGAAGCCGAAGCGCGGGCGCGCGAAGGGCGCAGCCGGCGCGGGTGCGGAGGCTACGACGGACGCGGCGGCTGCAGGCGACACGCTCGCCGCGAAGCCGAAGGCCCGGCGCGGCGCGAAGAGCTTCGACCCGGGCACCACGCGCGTCGTGCGCGCGAAGAAAAAGAGCGCGAGCCCGCGCAAGGGGGCGGCGGCGAAGCGCGCGAAGCCGTGGGCGAGGAAGAGCGGGGCGAAGAAGGTGGCGCCCGCCGCGGAGTAG